ATTTGTGCGCCTTTTCCTGGCTTTAGCTCGATACAATGAATTGTGGTACCCAAAGGCATATTTCGCAGAGGCATACAGTTGCCAGGTTTAACCGGCGTTGTTTCCCCACTCAATATCTCTTGACCAACCTCTATCCCTTTTGGGGCGATTATGTATTTGCGCTCACCATCTTTAAAAAGAATCAGCGCTATATTCGCAGTTCGGTTAGGATCGTACTCGATGCGCTCTACCAATGCGGGGATATCAGTTTTGTCCCGCTTAAAGTCTACTATCCGGTAGAATTTTTTGTGTCCACCACCAATATGTCGAGTGGTTATCCTGCCGAGATTATTACGACCGCCAGTGTTGCTTTTTTTTTCAAGTAGTTGCGCAAATGGCTTACCCTTATGCAAATCATTATTTTGTACACGCACTACAAACCGAGAACCCGGAGATGTCGGTTTTGATTTTAGAATAGCCATGCTCTTCTACCGCTCCTTATTTGCTTTAAAGTATTATGCTGTCG
The window above is part of the Methylomonas sp. ZR1 genome. Proteins encoded here:
- the rplB gene encoding 50S ribosomal protein L2, whose translation is MAILKSKPTSPGSRFVVRVQNNDLHKGKPFAQLLEKKSNTGGRNNLGRITTRHIGGGHKKFYRIVDFKRDKTDIPALVERIEYDPNRTANIALILFKDGERKYIIAPKGIEVGQEILSGETTPVKPGNCMPLRNMPLGTTIHCIELKPGKGAQIARSAGTSVQLVAKDGAYVTIRLRSGEMRKVPSDCKGVVGEVSNSEHNLISLGKAGAKRWRGVRPTVRGVAMNPVDHPHGGGEGRTSGGRHPVSPWGTPTKGYKTRKNKRTDNMIVRRRKQK